CATTGCAGCTTGGCCTTGGGATAAGTNNNNNNNNNNNNNNNNNNNNNNNNNNNNNNNNNNNNNNNNNNNNNNNNNNNNNNNNNNNNNNNNNNNNNNNNNNNNNNNNNNNNNNNNNNNNNNNNNNNNNNNNNNNNNNNNNNNNNNNNNNNNNNNNNNNNNNNNNNNNNNNNNNNNNNNNNNNNNNNNNNNNNNNNNNNNNNNNNNNNNNNNNNNNNNNNNNNNNNNNNNNNNNNNNNNNNNNNNNNNNNNNGTGCATGAGTATCCTGTGGATTTCAATGGGGAAATGGCAGATAACTTGCCAGAAAATGACTTATCTCCCTTTCATGTAGTTTTCTCGGCAGTTTCAAGTGGGAATTGAGAAGACAGCCTTGGCCCCAGGGGAAAAGAACCTAGGAAAAATCaccttttcttgaatttgaaggTAAAGATAATACTGTCAGTGTTCAAGTTTGAGAGCTAACCAGCAGTTTCTTAGGGAGAGAATTCTTGAGCTTGGGAAATGGCTATGCAAGTGAACAAGCTAATTAATAACAGAGCATATTCACTTAAGAAATGAGAGAGTATTATTAGTAACACAAAATCTAATGACCGTATTAGAATTGTCATATGTAATAAGTGAAGAAACTTTTATACTAtcactataataattttcatagttTTAATAATGACAAGATTTTTGTCTAAAAGTTGTCCGATCGGTGGGATTAGTAcgtttagtcctataagtaataaaaatataatacttttggtctcattcgTTACGGGATTAGTACATTTAGTCccttaacttataaaaaaataacacttttaatcctcatctatttttttcgtCTATAAATTAACGGTGTAAACCCATATGCCTAACACGTGGCTGTTAAAGTGAAAAAGAGGAGATAAGATGATTGCTTTTGGATATTATGGAGGGATATAATGACGCCGTAATTCCatcaatatcttatttttctccttttattGTAATCTCCATTGTTGAAAAGGGATCAAGCTTAAGAAAAAGTGAGAAAGATGAAGTTTTATGGGTTCAAAGTTTGATCAAGAAATTTAAGAGAAGAGAACAAATAAGTGAGAAATTGTCACTTCTTCAGCCTATGGTGTAAACTCTTGTCAAAAATTATACTGACATAGTGGCTCAAGAttgttttttttgtctctTCTTCACCATTATCTTATTTAAacatttcttatatatatattcaatatattttattaaatatatcgaattattcattaaatcaaaattaattttattgaaattaaaaaatgctaTAGGAGGaatgttgatgatgatgatggcgATCATCTTGAATAAGATCGGCGATCTACTTTCTTTTGACTATGCATGTTGTCTTAAgcatttctataattaatttatcaatatttgatattataaaactttttatttgtaatattatatagtaatttgtGATGCTTAAttggttttataattttataaatattgtataatatatttactttgtatCGTCCGATAATACCCCGATATATCGCAATCGATGTGAAGTAATACCTGTCGATATTATAGCAAATACCGCAACTTTAAACTATGAGCACATGGCACAAGCATTGATGCAAGTACACCTATAGAATGTGTAGAGTGGTCTGTGTTAAGGCTGTCAAACCGGGACTTACTACGATAGCATGCAAAATGCAATGGCGATCAGTTTATTCGGTTGTTTTTGTTGTGAATATTGTCTGATTTGtatctatattatattctattaataatCTCAAATGTAAAACACCGATAGAATATATTATCACAACATATTAAAAGTGATAGAATAAACCTTGAAATTAGAGAAGCTACACCTATGGAGAGCCGCGACACTTGTCGCTGACCTAAAGTCATGATTGCTCCCTACGCGTAAGTTTTAATAATGGCTGACCACCACTCCAAGATAAAATCCCATTAACTCTTAGCAGTGCTTCATCCCATGTGACGACCATGAGGAGACTAGGAATTAATCAACAGTCACGTTGCCAAAACACTAAGATGCTTGTGGGAGTATAAAATGTTTCTCATACTTCTTCCTTGCAAATCACCTCAAATGACCTCTTATACAAATGAAAAGATATGATGGTTCTATGGAATAATGACCctattaaatcatattataaattgaaaataaatataattaaagcaAATCATAAATGACAATAAGTGGGtcataaaatgaatattaaaaatccAACGGTCATATAATGAATACTATAATAAACTAGCAATAAAATGAGGtcatgaaataattaaaaatattgaaaataatgtaaaataaaaaaattttaaaacttattttcaacaatCCCCACaaggtttaaaattttttaaattaaaatatgaaatgaaataggTGGCAACTTATACCGTACAATCGGTACATGTGCCTTTCGGGCTTGAACATACACTTAGTGTTAGAAATATTCATTTGAAGGAGCAATGATAGACTTGGCCTTGAATTATGCCTCTAATCCTAATCCTTGTGAGGTCTCTAGTGTTACCCCAAACCCATAGCCATAGCCCGTGGCAACTTTCACATAGGTGAGTCCTCCAAAGATATGTGTGACCCATACCTCGCGGAAACCCCgcttttgatctcattaagGTTTAAACCCAGCATAACATCATATTTTATAGCACTTCACCTTAGGGATGAGAAAGAGGTCaatgtattattttcaatttaatactCTCTCTTCAAAGTAATATGCTACAGATAAGTCATGCAGTGCGGTTTGTTTCTACCCATTGAACCTTCTTTATGGGGTCTCCAATCACAAAGGTTGGGTTACTCCCGGAGGTGACTCCCTTACAGGCCTAGCACATCCCCTCGACGATTAAGGATCTAGCCTCTACACTAGTTCCCCGACGTCACAtgcctcttttttttattattttaaatcattttttttaatctcattcaCTTCATAATATCATAAGTATGATATGcacatcaaaagaaaatttcataaaataataattgtcaGGTCTttattcttgatatttttattgcaTACTCTCCCTGCATTTATATTtcagagaaaataatttctcaattaaattttaatcaaagcAATATACCCATCTCTTTATTTCATTAGTAACTCTTGCACATtcacatttcaaaataattattttaaaaattcatgattaagacccccccccccacccccgcATTTTACTAGGTCCACTAAAAAGAGTTATACCACTTACTAAAAAGAGCTATACCACTTTTCCTCgattatattcaaaattattgccATTGGCTATGATTTGAACCCCCCATATTTCACCTTATaccacaaattaaaatttatattatttttccagtactcaaaatccaaatttaGGTGTAGTAACTCTTGCTACTTTGATACTttcaaaatctatatttagcaatttaataataataattcatcaattttatatcaACATGAACCAAATAATATAACCctccaattaaatttaatttaagaagcAGATGTAAGTTTCAAATACACATTAgcactattaattaaaataaatattttaatatcatttaataGGATATTCCAGCAGCTCCAATTACAACTAATACTAAATCAAGAATATAGTGAAGGTTATATTGAAAATCCATGAGACTTCCCCATCAATTCAACCATATATATCTAATCCTTTTTAGTGTggaaaaatcacataattattctaatttgagCATGATAGTAGTTTAGTctattaacaaatataattaactgatttactttaattatatagtttttatataaataaatacctaattagataataattgGATGTAATGATATGTAacgtttatataaatatacaaaaagttCATAACAACACTTAAACACATTAAGTGATAATCCTTAAATATCCAAACaagttacaaaatattttgtgacaATAATATcagggtaaattatatattttgtcccataagtagatctattttcaattttagtcccacactcaGGTCAATTCgtacatttagtcccatatgtggattttttttcaatttcaggacCAAAGGGGGGATTCCGTTGAAAAATTGAGACTGGCGTTAAGTATTTAACGAAATCCCCCCTTTGgtcctgaaattgaaaacaaaatctacatatgggactaaatgtgcgaattggccTGAGTGTGGGACTAACATTAGAAACAAATCcatttatgggaccaaaaatataatttacccataatATCACAATTATATGTCATGCATGAGAACACATGTAATTTATATGgtatcaattaaaattcttgattataaataatgtattgaataccaatttataattcaatatgAATAATACTGCTGCAAAAGATAAATACCAAACATGATATAAAAGAGCACTATAAGATAAAGAGGACCAGGTCATAGAAAAGGTTGAGGAGGGCATATGATTGATCTAAAGATTCAAGGAAGCTGGACCAAGCCATCGTGATCGCCCATACCTTTGAAAGCCCACCGGTTAGCATTCGAAATCAGAAGAATAGTGAACTGGAGCAAATCTAtatcacaaaaacaaaattctctCCTTCCTACCCTCTCACTCGGCTGCCCCCACTCTTACTTTTGgagcaatttttttctcttgttctctttTAGAAAAGAGAGCATTGAGACCCCGCTTTCAATGTAATGTGGACAAATTAAAGGTTTCTTGCATTGGAGCCTCAAGTGAGCAATCTTTCAACTGAACTATAGAAAACAAAGATATCGTACTTCTACTTGCTCGTTATTTCGGTTTTTGCCTATTTGCCTCAGCCCCAtgtatgtttattttgtttctctaTACATCAAACGCCCGGGAACTCTAAGGGTACACACTTTGGATTCGTTATTTtatgctttaattttaattattatgcgTTTTTTGGTTTACCACTTTCACATGCACATTCTCATGCCTTACCACGTGATCCTTCattattttcctaattttcAATGAGAGCTATAGTTACGGTCCCAAATATGAAAGATTTTGTCTTAACCGtccctaaatttttttacgaCGCTGTCTGTAAGGACGAATTTCGAACTGTTTCAAAATCCACTCCAAATAAATCCAATATCCTGAAAATCATtccaaagacaaaaaaaatatattttaaagaccGCCCCAAATCTCGCCTTTTTTTATAGCGTAGATTACAAACCTTTTGATATCCATCTCCCCTTATAATGaggattatatatttgatatgattCTTCTTCCTCCATTAATAAGATGAgacttttgatttaattttagacCCTATTAATAGACCACTTTcttctatattaatataaggagaaatgaaataaaatattctcgAAATGTTTTCAATTCTACTTCTTATATTGCTATcatgttatattatttcataataattacaatacatctttttttcttttttttttttttggataattatatactGCATTATATATTTGCCCAACAATTTAAGTGGTAATCCAAAAAAACTAGGAAATTTATgaacgtatatatatatacatacacatatatatatatgaataaagaggatgaaaaaaaagttcaaaaatcaCCATAACAAGAAAGAACATAAACTGAAAGGAAATTTATGAACTTATATGATGAAACAAAACACCCCATTAAACTTGCTCTAAACAAATTGCATGTTTTAAGTGATGAAATACCTCATTTTCTGGACAGCTTAGTAATACTGATACGCATACCCTCATAGGCTCATGCCCCAAGCAAAGACTACACTATAGTTGCCTAAGAGCTTTATGATCTTGCAATTAGAAGAAGGCTTCTGCTGCGATAATTGTCCTCCTCCAAATCAGGACATCTAATGTGTAAACATAAACAAGAAACGGCAGAAATAGCAACTTCCACTATTCATCGATAAAGCAGCGACAGAAACGTAGTTGCATGATATAAGAATGTAAACTGAGACACGGGGAATAAAGCAAATACGTACTTGTCGATAGAGTCAATCAACCTTGATAAGACGGATCAAGAACCAATGTCTACATGTAACCGTATATAATGTAGTTGATCCAGAATGTAAGATAAATGTATGCTGGTAATGCagtcaattataatattgaacATCTTCTACTCTAGTATTCAGCAGAAAGAGCTAATGTGTAGAGGAGAATCAATGAGTGGAAGTTAGCTCAAATAATGTGCAGTTGAACCATGCAGTCAATTTTGAATGAAGGCCCGTTCAAGTATGTATATTTTCAGACATGTCCAGGTAATGGTTCACCATTTCCAATCATTTCTCAAAAACGTGGATGTAGCACTAAGAAAGAGTGGAAACAAGAGCTATAATACCAACCGAATAAGAAACCAGACACACTAACTCACCCGAGTATTAATCCTTCAAAATGTGTTTGATATGAAAGCAATTGTCCAGGTTTACTATCCATCAAAATGTACTAAATATGAAGGGTTACATATGAAACAGTAGATTATCATCAGTTAACTGAGAAAGCTACAGGAAGATGCCAATGAGTACATCAACCTTAGTGTTTGAGGAAGCTGGCACAAAGTATTCTGGCATTCTCTATTTACTTATCTATCAGTCAAACTATATAGAACATATCTGGAATTTAATAGAGGAACCCCAGGCAGCAAAGAACCGTCGGTGTTCTTTGAAGTACAGAAGCTTGAAGCTTCATTCATAATGCAATGTCTTGTAATCATTTCAGTGACCAGCCAAGCAGAGGGTATGGACACTTGACAAGACGATCCCAAATGCAAGAACAAAGAAGTTTGAGCAAATAAGAGCAAGTCAGAGAAACCATCACAATATCACAGTCAAGACAAATTACAGAGCTAATTAACTAGAAATGCTTGTTGCAACCTTTCCAACATTAAGATCTCAACAACCTGAATTTGTTCTCAACAGGAATTGACAGGTTAAATAGGTTGCATGCATTACAAAGAAATACAATAAACTTAGCCAAGTACGAATTTGTTTCATCACATTGTTATAAGTTTACATCATTTCTATCACTGTAACCATGAATTGATGATTGAAACCCCACCATCTAAAGAGAGAATATCGGTAACAAGGGATCAGTTGAGCTACtccaaataaacaaaacatGGAAATGATGGAGGAAAAAAGTCCTTAAACAATCTTCCACTCAAGATTGATCGTAGTGTATCTATCAGACAATGATTAGTAACTTCACTTGCAAAGTTAAGCACCAACAACCACCTACCTTGGCCTCCCAGTGGATGCTCCACCACCactaccaccaccacctccgccATAGCTGCCAGAGCTGCCTGCATTGCCCAGACTCCCTTTGCCCACAGCACCACCAACCCCCACACCGCCAATATGCTGAAATCCCCCAGAACCACCACCAGCGCTATACATCTGTCCTCCATGATGATAGCCCATCACAGGACCCCCATAAATTCCTCCACCCACTACCGGACCACCATTAAAACCACCGCCAGAAGTCACAGCAGAGCCACCACTGCTCCCACCCCCCTCTTTAGCTACCCCGACAGCAGTCTTCTCCCCCTCCATCTCTCTGTACTTCGCTAAGTAAACTTTCAAGGGCTCCACATACTCTTCAAACCCAAGCGTTGTCATGGCCCAAAGCAAATCATCTCCATTAATAGTCTTCCTCTTCTCCCTCTGACATTTATCAGAGGCTTCACCGGTGACAAAACTGATGAACTCTGAAACACATTCTTGCACTGTTTCCTTCGCGTCCTTGGAGATCTTGGCGTTTGCAGGAAGAGCTTTCTTCATGATTCTGCTTACGTTAGCAATTGGTAAAAACCTGTCCTGCTCTCTGCTGCTCGCGTTACTGTTGCTATGCCCCCCTGAATCGTTGTCCGACTCCGCCATCTTCGCTTCTTGACTCCTCACAACAGAAGTTGGCAGACAGCTCTGAGCTTTCTTGCTCCTTTGGCGGTACAGTTGCCAAGAAAAAACTATTCTTATCAAATAAAGACCCTTTTTTTCTGGGGAACAGAAAGAACTGTGGTGGCCTATCAGTCAACTGTTACAGCATAAATCTGGACTGAAAAattcctcttctcttcttcttccccaACAGTGGGTCAAAAGATTTTACGGGTTCCTTGTGTGAAGAAAATAGGTGACGGGTGTTTGGCAGAAAGACTTctattgatggatttgaacttttctttatatttacttCTTCTCAGGTGTGCGTGCGTGCGGCGGCTGAGAGGGGATTGGGCGGAGCTCCGGGAAGATTGGGGCAGACAGTGGCAGATAAAGGGCGAGGATGCAGCAGCAGGGTATGATATTTCCCTAGAGGCGACACGTGGGGAATTGAAGACCGCTCATTTCTCGATAAGTGGAGCACCAAGTGTCCCAACTACTATCGTCGATGGTAAGTCGTGTGAGGCGATCTGACGAACCGGAGACGAGGATGTTGTGGTTGGCGTGATTCGAGATTCTTTGACGAACCGGGTTCAGTAAGCCCGAACCTTCCGTGACCTAATGGTAGATCATATTGCAACTACTCTACCTAATTTGctcaaatataaattgtgaAATTGAACTGATTCAGAGGTTGTTTGGGTAAGTTTATTAGTTTTGTAAAATGTTCGACAAGTTTTCTAAAAAAtggtttataaaaataaaaaaataaggtattAAGGATTTATAAGTTCAATTGAAACAGGTAAAAAGTTTCACAATTTATTTGAACATCTTAACatgttattttcatttttttaatttaattataattcttttatgaaaaaaaatgcataccACCCCATATGATATTCATAATGAGTAACTTATTTCCTTGTTAAAGAAATACTAAAGTACTTCTTTATACTTTTctaaatgaagcaaattatcaCCTCAAAAGAATTGATGTACATATGTGTTTTTAATACggatttgattgatttattaagaataaaatattattttatatataaatatataataataataataatatgtaatatatattattaaagaaaagagaaagctAACCTCCTGTCGTCGCAGCCGCAACCCTTTCCCTTCCCTTGAAACCCTTTCCCTGGTTCACGAGGCGCCTTCCGCAATGTGCAGAAAGGGGCACCGTGTGGCTAGCAGTCCGCCGACTACTTCCGCCAATCGCAACACAGACTCGAACTCCCGCTCGGCACTAATGCAGCGCGCCAACAGAAATAGCAATATCAGTAGCAACAACAGCAACAACAGTAGCAAGGTGCAACACGAAAGCATAAATTGAACACACGATTCGGAATGCagattttattgaattgaaagTTGCATAAACATTGAACAACGATACTAGCGCAAGgggatcgccttgagggggacaCTAGCACGCAACTACaccaagcttcttgaactcattccccccccccctataataggcttaaaaaaataaattctagtGAGAACAATAAACACTAAAAAGATTGAACAACGTACTTCAGGAGGCCTAACGTCCCCTGAGcaatcaaaacaaaacaaactaaaataacAAAGCAAAATAAAGACCAACACCTAAACCTCTAAAACTGCGGAAATCTAGCGTCTGTCGGCGAAGGATGTTTGGTCGATTGTGTAGAACGGTTGAGCGGTCAAAATGTGCGTCAAGTGTGCCGAGTGCGCGGGCGGCCTTTGACATTCTCCCCACTTGAGATGGCGACGTCATCGGCGCCTGGGCAGCATGATAAGCTTCAACAAGAGGTAGGAACGCCTTGAGGTTCGTCACCCGCTCCCATGTGTTCTCCTCGCTACTGCATCCCCTCCATTTCACCAAGTACTCTGTGTGGCTGCGCTTTGTGGTACTCGTAACTCCGTGATTCAGAATCGCTTCAACCACCTTTTCCTTAGTCTTCGTCATTCAAGCTGCGGGCGGGCTAGGCTGATTGCAGGTATCGTCCTCTTTGTTTgctaaatatttctttaattggcTCACATGGAAGACGTTGTGGATTTTCCACCAGGAAGGCAACTCTATCTTGTAGGCCACCGTTCCAGTACGCCTAATGACATATAAAGGGCCTACATATTTTTGCATAACCGAGGATCTCTCCCCCTTGATGATTTTCATAATCTCGGGTCCGGGACCTTCACCATCACTAGGTCTCCCGCATTGAACTCGATGAAGCAGCGGTTTAGATCTGCATATTTCTTCATCCGCTTCTGAGCTTCTCCAGGCAACTTCTGGCAATATCATCGTTCTGCTTCCATTCCTAATAGAAACTTCGAGCAAGAGGGGATCTCACACTTTTAATAcgattttgattaattttttaagaataaaaagtattattttatctataaatatattataataataatatatgatatatattattaataataatatatatctttattattaaagaaaagagaaaactgCTCGTCGAGGCCGCAACCCTTTCCCTTCCCTTGAAACCCTTCCCCCAccagcccccccccccccaaaccccccccccctccccccccccccctacAGCCCCCCAAACCCTCCCCCTGTCACCGACCCCTCGTCTTGCAAACCCTTTGCCCATCACCACCCACACCTTCTCCAAGAACCCTTCCTCAAAAAACCCTTTCCTATCACTGTCCACCCCCACCCCTACCCCTAAACCCTTCCCAtgtctcacgaggcgcctatcacacagcgcgtcgtgtggctagtagtccgtTAACTACGTCCGCCAATACCTCCGCTCGGCACTAATGCAGCGCGCCGAATATATCAGAGTCGGGAGaaacaaatcacaaaaccGTAAATTGCGCACGCGGATTCAGAAAACCAAATTGCATTGAACTGAAAATGCGTatacaatgatcaacgatgctagagcaaggggttcgccttgagggggactccaacacgtcactaaaccaagcttcttgaactcattcccccctataataggcttaaaaaaataaatcctattgtCTACACTAGACACtagaaaagctgaaatttgcaactcaagaGGCATAACGTTGAGGAATCTAAACAACataaagcaaataacaaagcagtaacaaagcaataaaaggccTACACCTAAGACTCTAACACAGTTGGGTGTCCGTCGTCTGTCGATGAAGGCTGagtggtcggccatgtagaacggttgagtGGCCAAAGTGCGCGTCACGGGGGCCTAGTGTGCGGGCAGCCCGTAACACCCTGTCACAGCCCCAATTTGGAAAGACCTCACACCTCCACCACCCTTCCGACGCCTAGGGAGGAGTCCTCCTCGAGCCCATGGTCGTTGTTGTGTTGCCGCCCTCTGCCCCTATCCACcgtccttttctttctctctctctctctctaaaaatatatataagtatatatttaatatattacatataaacataaaatgattgattagttatttatataaagtattttacataaagataaaattttaaatgaaaattgttgaTTTGCATTCAAATAAGATTTAGGCCATTGATCTACTAGTCAAATTTTGACCTAAGGTTCAAATCACACCCATCGATTCTTAGATAAGGAATATAAacgtaattttattatttaaaaattttaaaaaaaaaaaagcgctTGCACTTCACGGAATCACCATGAGGGgtaattttcttcatttagagaaatatagggaggtaatttagtattctttttttacatagagtaatttgctcatttcaaaTATCATAGAACGTGGTatgcatttttctctttattctaTTAGTAACATATAATAAGTTTTATGATCGCTCTAGTGTTTATGCACACATATTTGCAGCACATTAAATATGatgaacaattaattaattgaaatatttaaatttttattgtcatatataatttgcataaatatctattttaaatttagaaaatattatatttggtttATTAAGTTTGCTTAAAAACGCTTTAGTCTAgatcttttttactttaacATCCATAAactttagtttttttcttaatttggtCCCTCTAAGTATTTTTCGGTGAAAATATGGGTggattttgactttttggagggcaaaatgatcaatttaattttgattttctggctttagtcccttaagtttGTAACTATATcaaattagtccttttttaAGAGGAAAAGCAGCTTTTCTAGATTTTTGTATGCTAAATATGATCTAATTGTCTTAAGTGAACAATAAAAACTTTGGACTCTTgttagcataataataacatattgcTTAACTTGAAATAAACactctcatttttttcatttttaatagttaaaaaaattaaatttttatgaataaattttataaaactcatctaatttgaaaatataacaaaaactaAGTAACTTTTCTTTATCTAAGATTTAAGTATaagtgtaaaaaaattaaactttaacAATGTGTTATTATAATAtgtgaacataataataacgtATTGTTAaggtttaacttttttaaatttatactcaAATCTTAgaccaaaaaaaacaaagactgtcttagatttttttttttttaactacatTTTCAGATttgataagttttataaaatttattcataattttaaattttttaactactgaaaaagaaaaaaagaaaagactgTTTATTTTAAGGCAAGCAATATGATTATTGTTATATTCTTtagagttcaaaattttcattattgacATAAGATAATTCCATCATATTcagcataaaaaaaaaaattgtttttcaCTTGAAGGAAAGgactaatttgatattttttacaaacataAGGTACTAAAGtggaaaaaatcaaacttaaattgaccattttacaactcaaaaaatttaaaatttgaccatattttttcattgaaaaatgGTTAGAGGGAccaatttaaagaaaaactaaagTTATGGATTGCTAGAGTAAAAACATGAAATTGAGGGATTAAAATGattctaaatgaaaattgaagtaaCCAAATATTGCATTTATCCTTTAAGTTCTTAAATATCTTCtatttcaattgaaaaaaaatacactcataaaataaatgcaattaactTATTTGGTATATTGCCTTTTATTTGCAACTATAAGATATGCATTATGAAACTATActtcatatatttaaacctggctaaagattaaaatttatttattgtgcgGGTAAAATAATTCTATGTAATGCGAGGAAAAATAGCAcctgaaatatattttggactTAAATTCTTTAAGCCAAATCCTTTGCAAATCTAGAATGGAGGACCTGTAGGAAATATATTAGTAATCCGATATCCAAATTAATAGACAATTGTGAAAAGATGAAACTATGCAAGACAATATAACAATTACTGCTTAAAACTTACTAGAAAATAATCTTGATAAAGTTCTCTTTTGTGAAAACCTGTGCCAAAAAAATGTGTTTCCCTCTACCAAGTGGAGAGGCCTTGCTTTTATAGCCATATCCCGACCAGCTGTTAGTGGTTATTGTGGACAAGCCCCCTCAATCCGGAGGTGGTTAAAGAGATCTTCAAGAAATGTGTTAACCGAAGAGACCATGGTCGGATGGGACTCTTAGAGAATAAGGTCCGTGTTTTAGGGGAGCGTTGAACTGTGTGGGATGTTCATTCAGATCCTCGAGCCTTGTCATTTTCGATAGGGCAGTCTCCCTTCCTGGGTGGGCAAATGGTTTCCTGCCACTGGTATAGGAAACCACGCCAATTGGGCAAGCGAGCGCCAGGTGGCCCCTCTTGTGGGCGGGGCATTCGAATGTAGCCCACCTCTCCTCGAAGCAGGAAACATATATCAAGTCTAAGGGCTTGGTGTATTTTTAAGGCACCATCCAGTCCCTCTTGAATCTCCTTTGATATGCATTCGGG
This genomic stretch from Sesamum indicum cultivar Zhongzhi No. 13 linkage group LG16, S_indicum_v1.0, whole genome shotgun sequence harbors:
- the LOC105178550 gene encoding nuclear transcription factor Y subunit B-3, which codes for MAESDNDSGGHSNSNASSREQDRFLPIANVSRIMKKALPANAKISKDAKETVQECVSEFISFVTGEASDKCQREKRKTINGDDLLWAMTTLGFEEYVEPLKVYLAKYREMEGEKTAVGVAKEGGGSSGGSAVTSGGGFNGGPVVGGGIYGGPVMGYHHGGQMYSAGGGSGGFQHIGGVGVGGAVGKGSLGNAGSSGSYGGGGGGSGGGASTGRPR